The Terriglobus sp. RCC_193 genome contains a region encoding:
- a CDS encoding undecaprenyl-diphosphate phosphatase, with the protein MNAYILSIILGIVEGLTEFLPVSSTAHLRITEALLHIPLADPFWKMYTIVIQLGAILALLLFFLLRIVRYFHTFPQGERGDKTWLTHPISLTLIAFVCTALPAKLLTKKIGENLENMTVIALALLIGGIIMWAVDFWASRREPSTTHVEDMTLPQAIWIGICQVLSAVVPGTSRSMSTIAAGQIVGMDRPAALEFSFLLSIPTMMAATGYSLLKAIHPSAKDIAAQGAEALTPLVMGPERWIVLIIGMAVSFVVAYVVVAWFLSWVRTRGFAIFAIYRIIVGAVILYWLHAHPGVLL; encoded by the coding sequence TTGAACGCATACATTCTTTCCATCATCCTTGGCATCGTTGAAGGCCTCACCGAGTTCCTGCCGGTCAGTTCCACCGCGCACCTTCGCATCACCGAAGCGCTGCTGCACATCCCGCTGGCCGACCCGTTCTGGAAGATGTACACCATCGTCATCCAGCTTGGAGCCATCCTGGCGCTGCTGCTCTTCTTCCTGCTGCGCATCGTGCGTTATTTCCACACCTTCCCGCAGGGCGAACGTGGCGACAAGACATGGTTGACGCACCCCATCTCGCTCACGCTCATCGCCTTCGTCTGCACGGCGTTGCCGGCAAAGCTGCTGACGAAAAAGATCGGCGAGAACCTTGAGAACATGACGGTCATCGCACTGGCGCTGCTTATCGGCGGCATCATCATGTGGGCCGTGGATTTCTGGGCATCGCGCCGCGAACCCTCCACCACGCATGTGGAGGACATGACCCTGCCGCAGGCCATCTGGATCGGCATCTGCCAGGTGCTGTCCGCCGTTGTACCCGGTACCTCGCGCTCCATGAGCACCATTGCCGCGGGTCAGATCGTGGGCATGGATCGCCCCGCCGCGCTGGAGTTCTCGTTCCTGCTCTCCATTCCGACCATGATGGCCGCCACCGGTTATTCGCTGTTGAAGGCAATCCATCCCAGCGCAAAGGACATCGCAGCACAGGGCGCAGAGGCTCTCACACCGCTGGTGATGGGACCGGAACGCTGGATCGTCCTCATCATCGGCATGGCCGTTTCGTTTGTGGTGGCCTACGTGGTGGTGGCGTGGTTCCTGTCGTGGGTGCGCACCCGGGGCTTCGCTATCTTCGCCATCTACCGCATCATTGTGGGCGCAGTGATTCTTTACTGGCTCCACGCGCATCCCGGCGTGCTGCTGTAA
- a CDS encoding tol-pal system YbgF family protein: MRKFVVALCLTLPTVALAQKQVAPDARRGVVLHTADVYVAPDANSQRVSTVTPGHEIVVNEKSGPWVSIFANTDIQERSETDDEPEFSTDEGSIPRSGWIKGKGIVTSATPNGDKLIFGAAATWEAAASEPHAPKTAVGSAYLLYRRVYEYFPSSPLAPEAQWRSADVRWQEAKFDASTLPSWKDPDPNMRPKLYQKDLERIVKTGTGKYPALAAFDLLDIKICGDWQGLTKCPERETELYAKYADAFPDGPRTAEALWNAAYRQGVLVTMYSAEENKKKADVATQRVHQLRDRLVQNFPNSDYTIRAISLVYRVEQGIAIYGSDRD, from the coding sequence ATGCGCAAGTTTGTCGTTGCACTTTGCCTCACTCTTCCGACCGTCGCCCTGGCACAAAAACAGGTCGCGCCTGACGCCCGACGCGGCGTGGTGTTGCATACGGCCGATGTCTATGTCGCGCCCGACGCCAACTCGCAGCGCGTCAGCACGGTCACGCCCGGACACGAGATCGTGGTGAATGAAAAGAGCGGCCCGTGGGTGTCCATCTTCGCAAACACCGATATCCAGGAGCGCTCCGAAACAGACGACGAACCGGAGTTCTCCACCGACGAAGGCAGCATCCCGCGCTCCGGCTGGATCAAGGGCAAGGGCATCGTAACCTCCGCCACACCCAACGGCGACAAGCTGATCTTCGGCGCGGCCGCCACCTGGGAAGCCGCTGCCAGCGAACCGCATGCACCCAAGACCGCCGTCGGTTCGGCTTACCTGCTCTATCGCCGCGTCTACGAATACTTCCCTTCGTCGCCGCTAGCTCCCGAAGCACAATGGCGCTCCGCCGACGTCCGCTGGCAGGAAGCGAAGTTTGACGCTTCCACTCTGCCGTCGTGGAAAGACCCCGACCCCAACATGCGTCCAAAGCTCTATCAGAAAGACCTGGAGCGCATCGTGAAGACCGGCACCGGCAAATATCCTGCGCTGGCCGCCTTCGATCTGCTGGACATCAAAATCTGCGGCGACTGGCAGGGCCTGACCAAATGCCCGGAACGCGAAACCGAGTTGTACGCCAAATACGCCGACGCTTTCCCAGACGGCCCCAGGACCGCCGAGGCGCTCTGGAACGCCGCTTATCGTCAAGGCGTGCTGGTGACCATGTACTCGGCGGAAGAAAACAAGAAGAAGGCAGACGTCGCAACGCAGCGCGTGCACCAGCTTCGTGACCGTCTGGTACAGAACTTCCCCAACAGTGACTACACGATTCGGGCCATCAGTCTGGTATACAGAGTGGAGCAAGGCATTGCCATTTACGGCAGTGACCGCGACTAA
- a CDS encoding threonine/serine dehydratase, giving the protein MRDNSPMPSEPLITLADIHAARERIAGTCVRTGLYRLDPKRMAAAGFDIPLHSEIWLKAENEQPIGSFKLRGAYNKVASLTDEERSRGVITYSSGNHAQGVAYAGRAMGAKAVIVMPESAPINKREATKALGGEVVLVGPASSERKQKAEELVAQYGYVMVPPYDDPYIIAGQATCGLEIAEQAADADLILSPVSGGGLLSGVASGIKLSGSSAKVWGCEPELAGDATESFYKKELIEWPGSETTRTIADGLRTQSLGERNFQHILKFVDGIVTVTEDEILEATRVLLLATDIVPEPSGAVTLAAALFHSDRLPEAKKIVVVVSGGNIDPALKEELLTVEA; this is encoded by the coding sequence ATGCGCGACAATAGTCCCATGCCCAGTGAGCCGCTCATCACTCTTGCCGACATTCACGCTGCACGCGAACGCATCGCCGGAACCTGTGTCCGCACAGGCCTTTACCGGCTCGATCCAAAGCGCATGGCCGCCGCCGGATTCGACATTCCGCTACACAGCGAAATCTGGCTGAAGGCTGAGAACGAACAGCCCATTGGCAGCTTTAAACTGCGCGGCGCGTACAACAAGGTCGCCTCGCTCACGGATGAAGAGCGCAGCCGCGGCGTCATTACCTACAGCAGCGGCAACCACGCGCAGGGTGTCGCCTATGCAGGCCGCGCAATGGGTGCAAAGGCCGTCATCGTCATGCCGGAATCTGCACCCATCAACAAGCGCGAAGCCACGAAGGCTTTGGGCGGCGAAGTTGTCCTTGTAGGCCCTGCCAGCAGCGAACGCAAACAGAAAGCTGAAGAGCTCGTCGCGCAGTACGGCTACGTGATGGTGCCGCCGTATGACGATCCATACATCATTGCCGGACAGGCTACCTGCGGACTTGAGATTGCCGAACAAGCCGCCGACGCCGACCTTATACTCTCGCCCGTCAGCGGCGGAGGTCTGCTCAGCGGCGTCGCCTCTGGCATCAAGCTTTCCGGCAGCAGCGCCAAAGTCTGGGGATGCGAACCGGAGCTTGCCGGTGATGCCACCGAGAGTTTCTACAAGAAGGAACTCATCGAATGGCCCGGCAGTGAGACCACGCGCACCATTGCCGACGGCCTGCGCACACAAAGCCTGGGCGAACGCAACTTCCAGCACATCCTGAAATTCGTGGACGGCATCGTCACCGTCACGGAAGACGAAATTCTGGAGGCCACGCGCGTCCTGCTGCTGGCCACAGATATCGTTCCCGAACCCAGCGGTGCGGTTACGCTGGCCGCAGCATTGTTCCACAGCGATCGCCTGCCGGAAGCGAAGAAGATCGTCGTCGTGGTCAGTGGCGGCAACATTGACCCTGCTCTGAAGGAAGAACTGCTGACCGTCGAAGCATAA
- a CDS encoding epoxyqueuosine reductase QueH, translating to MQQRVKLELPEGKSNLLLHSCCAPCSGEVMETMVESGIRFSLFFYNPNIHPRREYELRKEENVDFCKKMDIPFIDADYDMDNWFARVKGMENEPERGIRCTECFEMRFERTALYAAEHGFDIISSSLGISRWKDFKQVTGAGVKAASRYAELQYWEYNWRKGGGASRMIEISKRENFYQQEYCGCAYSLRDTNLVRISNGREPIRMGEKFYGME from the coding sequence ATGCAGCAGCGCGTCAAACTCGAACTGCCGGAGGGGAAGAGCAATCTTCTTCTGCACTCGTGTTGCGCGCCGTGTTCTGGCGAGGTGATGGAGACGATGGTCGAATCGGGCATCCGCTTCTCGCTGTTCTTCTATAACCCCAATATCCATCCGCGCCGCGAGTATGAACTGCGCAAGGAAGAGAATGTCGACTTCTGCAAGAAGATGGATATCCCGTTCATTGATGCGGACTACGACATGGACAACTGGTTCGCGCGCGTGAAGGGCATGGAGAATGAACCGGAGCGCGGTATCCGATGTACGGAATGCTTTGAGATGCGCTTCGAGCGCACGGCGCTCTACGCGGCGGAACATGGTTTCGACATCATCTCCAGTTCGTTGGGAATCTCTCGCTGGAAAGACTTCAAGCAGGTGACGGGTGCAGGCGTAAAAGCTGCCTCACGCTATGCGGAGTTACAGTACTGGGAGTACAACTGGCGCAAGGGCGGCGGGGCATCGCGCATGATCGAAATCAGCAAGCGCGAAAACTTCTACCAGCAGGAATACTGCGGCTGCGCTTACTCGCTGCGCGATACCAATCTGGTGCGCATCTCCAATGGGCGTGAGCCGATTCGTATGGGTGAGAAGTTTTACGGCATGGAGTAG
- a CDS encoding carbonic anhydrase encodes MATEVSRRTFLAGIAATGVVAKTAGAQVANGMSPDAALSRLMEGNRRFAKDQLTSIEQDLKLLKEHTVDKQEPFAAVLSCSDSRVPVELVFDQTIGHIFVARVAGNIINAEIIGSLEYGAAVLGVKMLLVMGHANCGAVKAALAKKPVPGQIASLYSHLEAAVASAGGGVEETIKKNAVIQANLLAKTSTVLAPMVKEGKLKIQAAYYDVGTGVVTLL; translated from the coding sequence ATGGCCACCGAGGTTTCCCGACGCACCTTCTTAGCTGGTATCGCTGCGACCGGTGTCGTCGCAAAGACAGCAGGCGCACAGGTAGCAAACGGGATGAGTCCCGATGCAGCGTTGTCGAGGCTGATGGAAGGCAATCGCAGATTTGCCAAGGATCAGCTCACCAGCATTGAACAGGACCTGAAGCTGCTTAAGGAACACACGGTGGACAAGCAGGAACCGTTTGCAGCTGTGCTCTCCTGCTCGGATTCACGCGTACCCGTGGAGCTTGTGTTCGACCAGACGATTGGTCACATTTTTGTGGCACGTGTTGCGGGGAACATCATCAACGCTGAGATTATTGGTAGTCTGGAGTATGGAGCGGCGGTGCTCGGCGTGAAGATGCTGCTGGTGATGGGCCATGCGAACTGTGGTGCTGTTAAGGCAGCGCTGGCAAAGAAGCCTGTACCGGGGCAGATTGCTTCACTGTATTCCCATCTGGAGGCGGCCGTGGCGTCGGCAGGTGGCGGCGTAGAAGAGACCATCAAGAAAAATGCTGTCATACAGGCCAATCTGCTGGCAAAGACTTCGACCGTGCTGGCTCCGATGGTGAAAGAAGGCAAGCTGAAAATTCAAGCTGCTTACTATGACGTGGGCACAGGTGTGGTGACGCTGCTCTGA
- a CDS encoding DUF2165 family protein, which produces MHFTPTVRLAKSVLMAAMAFFFTLVVFNNITDSQSNYQFVHHVLDMDTTFPGNRGMWRALHPAWMHLVFYLGIIAYEALNMMLCWRAAVAMFRARNATPQVFSQARAVGVLALTAGMLLWLVAFLEIGAEWFLMWQSRIWNGQEAAFRMVTIEGILLVIVLLPEND; this is translated from the coding sequence TTGCACTTCACGCCCACTGTCCGGCTTGCCAAATCCGTCTTGATGGCTGCCATGGCGTTCTTCTTTACGCTGGTGGTCTTCAATAACATCACGGACTCCCAATCGAACTATCAGTTCGTGCATCACGTACTGGACATGGACACCACTTTCCCGGGCAACAGGGGCATGTGGCGCGCACTGCATCCCGCATGGATGCACCTGGTCTTTTATCTTGGCATCATTGCGTATGAAGCACTGAACATGATGCTGTGCTGGCGGGCTGCAGTGGCCATGTTCCGTGCGCGCAACGCCACACCGCAGGTCTTCTCGCAGGCGCGAGCGGTCGGTGTCCTAGCGCTTACAGCAGGCATGCTGCTGTGGCTGGTGGCGTTTCTGGAAATAGGTGCGGAGTGGTTCCTGATGTGGCAATCAAGAATATGGAACGGACAGGAAGCAGCCTTTCGCATGGTGACCATCGAAGGCATTCTGCTGGTCATCGTGTTGCTACCGGAAAATGACTAA